Within Anguilla anguilla isolate fAngAng1 chromosome 11, fAngAng1.pri, whole genome shotgun sequence, the genomic segment AAGTATGTTATCCTTGAACATCAAATTGCTACTATTAGGTTCAAGTAAACCTTTGCTAAGGTTAACCAAATAGTCAAAAGTGtatgtttaacattttttgtactgaccaaaatgtttaaaagatcCTCCTGGTTATTTAAGTTTTTCCTTCCTCTTAAACAAATATTCTTATTTGGCCTTGGGCTCCTGTTGTCATTCTTAACTGAACTTCTCTGTCTTTGTATTAAAtgggtgtggaggggtggtaGGGAATGGCTCCATACTACAGGTACACTCATTATTTCTGATGTGTGCCAGGCCTTTTGTTGGGTTGggtctgctgtctctctctgggaATGAATATATTATGTACAAGTTTATTTCCTCCCCCATAAAACTTATTTTGTACTTTGGGTGTTTCACTCTCTTATTAATGGTTGTTCTTTTCCTTTGCCtgatctttcttttcttccttgtCCAGGGACAGATTATCGTAAGTACCGCAACAGTAGCACGCCTGCGCACATTCAAACGGTTAAATTGTGTTCACAGGGTTTTGCCCAGCGATACCCACATTATTAATCTGTCACTTATTGGCACACTTCCTCACTTTCTCGTAAATCcatatacaaataaacacatgatAAACTGATGTAATAGATTGTGCATTTAGTGTGAGTTAAAATCAAGACAACAATGCTGAATACTCTCCACTTTATTTTCATCTTCCATCTTTTGACTGTTGTTAAGATTAGCCTGCATTATCTGCACAGGTCTTAGCAGCTGTGAGCTTGAACACAAAGGAAGTATTGGCCAGATAGCAGGACTTAGCAGTGCAGTTATTTTAGTTGTCAGCAAATGGAGTTCAATTATGAATGTTGGATGGAAGGTAAAAGTGAGGTGGAGAACCTAGTTTCAATAGAAACACAGCGCGTCATTAATCGGAGACCTGTCTTTCCAGCCTCCCCCTGCCAAGTACGGGGGCCGCCACACGGTGACCCTCATACCAGGAGATGGGATTGGACCAGAGCTGGTGAATCACGTTCGGGAGTTGTTCAGGTCGGTTCAGTTTATGACCACTcatcacatgcatgcacacacatttcagagtgcTAGACTCCATTTACAACTGCATTCTTCAGGCACCTCTTCCAGAGGCcagattttctttaaaattggTGCAAGTGGATCAGATGTTTTCATATATTATTTAACGACATTCATGACTAAGATGTGCTGTACGTTTGTGAAAACAAAGTAGATGCCTTCTTATATGCTGAGCTATTACTTACTATCTTAGATCCAATGGGATTGGATCTAAGATATGCAGACTGGGTAATATAGCCAATATATGTTTTTTCCTTTCCATGGTCAGAGGGCTGTGAGTGTATCTGTAGCCGGCCGTATTTGGCCCCTGGCCCGCCAGCTGAATAGCCCTGACTTACTGTATGAGTCACACTGCAGATTCTGAAGCAGTAATGAAGCAGTTCTGGGTTGTGCTGTGTCTGGCGTTtgtgtggggcagggtggggcgcGCATGCGTTTTCGCTCGCGAGTCCCCGTAAAAGCGTGTCGGGATTCTGTGCCGCAGGTTCAGTTGTGTCCCTGTGGACTTTGAGGTGGTTAACGTGAACTCGGGGTTGGACAGCGAGGATGACATCAACAACGCCATCACCGCCATCAGACGCAACGGAGTCGCGCTCAAGGgtcggtgtttgtgtgtgtgcgcgcgcgtgtgcgtgacTTAATACTGCATGTACAGGCCATGGACAGATTTGTAGCTGGTCATGCATTCTCTCAGCAGTGGTGCTGTATATTGGATTATCTACAGTGTTACTATGTGTGCTTTAGTGTTATTATCTCTTGcctttattgtgtttatatatgcaGTTAAGTtacacctgatatggatgtaagtACCCTCAAATTAAACAGTCGGCACTTTAACCTAGtcatagttttatttcaaatccaatgtgctggagtgcagagccaaaaaaagaaattgtcaCTGTCCCACTAGTGTTGCATTTAACTATATTCATacgtatataaatataacacatacatgtatatgtataaccCCACCCTAATTAAGTGTTGATTCTCTGCAGGCAACATAGAGACCAACCACAgcatgcccccctcccacaaGTCCAGGAACAGCCTGCTACGGTCAGCACCTGCGCTTGTGTTACCATACCTGCTAACCTGTGTACAGGAGGAATGGTCAATCAGTTACACTGTCCTTAGCCTTTAACTCCCACAGCACATGTCACAGCAAGTTTCAGCTCACCCTGGAAGTACATGGAAATACTGTGTCAGAGTTAAAGAAATTAGGCATTTTGTGACTGAAgatgaattaaatgaataaatgacacCATAGTGGTAATTTCCCTCCAGAAGCCCTTGTTTGCATGCGGAAATGTATCGCTTTAcaagtatttacattttgaatcaTATCAAAATAGTCAATCCAAACACTGACACACCGACTCATTGAATCCAGACGGACATTTGCAACACTCTGTTGGGCTTGGTCAGTTGGAACGGTCATTGTGAGTTTATCTCTGACTGTGTTTCTCTCCTCTATGTTTTTCAGTACAAGTCTGGATCTGTATGCCAACGTGATGCACTGTCAGTCCCTCCCTGGAGTCCAGACCCGACACAAGAACATTGACATTATCATCATTCGAGAGAACACAGAGGGAGAGTACAGCAGCCTGGAgcatgaggtgtgtgtgtgtgcgcatgtgtgtgcacgtgcatgcatgtgtttctcAGGCTGAATGCCATTTGATCTGTGCATACAtgatatgtgtgtatgtgagagcatgtgtgtatacgtatgtTTATAATGTACAGTTCTGTGTGTGGCCCACATTCAGAGTGTGTCAGGAGTGGTGGAGTGTCTGAAAATCATCACTCGAGTGAACTCCCTGAGGATCGCTGAATACGCATTCCAGTTGGCCAGAGAGAAAGGTCGAAAAAGAGTCACTGCTGTTCACAAGGCCAACATCATGTGAGTCAACATCTTCACATCAACTCCTCAGCTTTGCATAAGCCTTTGCCTGGACCCACTTCCAATACACACTATTGTACTGGTATCTAGCTGCATGTCAGCTGAAGACAACCTGCCTAACCCTACAAAAGCAGTAACATGCCTGATGCTGGAACTAGCAACCTTCTGTTCACAAATCCCAGTTGTGTTAGTCGTTCAGGATGTGTGTTTCTCAGTCTCTTCAATGACATCAAACTCTGTTCTGGAGGGCTTCAGTATGTACaagtttttgtgatttcctttcaattcGCAGCCAAATCAAGTCTTGGGAACAAGGAGTGTGGACCCTTTAGCATACCAGTGACTTAGATTGAGGATTGAAGTGCTGAAACTCacagaaaaaccagcaggcaccgTGTCCCTAACATTAGTTTTAGATCTGTAGTTTAGTGTGACTGCAGAATAGTTCATCTGCGGCGTAACTCAAACTCTGCAATCCCCCCCACACAGGAAGTTGGGTGATGGCTTGTTCCTGCAGTGCTGTAAGGAGGTAGCGTCCGGGTACCCCGACATCACATTCGACAGCATGATCGTGGACAACACCACCATGCAGGTAACAGACTGCTGCAGGACACCCGGGGGACTCTAATAGATAGGTGATCACggagcttaaaaaataaaaataaaaaaaaaccctgtttcGATGCATTCCAAGGAAAAAGTCATTCTTTTCTCTGCTGTCCAATCGCATGAAAATAGAGGCGGGCCTTTATTCTGCTGTTAGCGTCCACTGGAAACAAAGAAGATGGAAGAGAAGTTAGTCATTGCAGCTTCTGCCCCCCCAAAGGTGTACGATTTCACAAATGGTGGCTGCCATGACTAAGTAAGTGGTGACAAATTAGTGCCATGATCGATGTAGATGGTAAGTTATTTTCAGGTGAAATTAGTTATCTACTGCCGTTAAAGACACCACGCCAGTGATTAACAGGAGCGATGTGCGGTTGCCTAGCAATGGCAGAAAGGACATCTCTAGTTCCTTTTTCAGGGTCATCTTCATAAAATGAAGATAGGCAGTATGCGTCACGTCAAGCCCACAAAGCGCATCCTGTGCAATTGCAGCCTTAAGGTGCAAGATTACAAATATGTGAAGGAAAAttcttaacagaacattctaatgttgatgtaacagtcactactggtcagtgagagcaatggagttctagaaaacagagttagaattttgaaaaaacctactcttcataGGGTTAAGTGGAGTATTCTTGTACAGTGAACTTGTCATGACTTGTTTACATGGAAATCTGTAAAGTTCTGTAACTTTTGTTAAGGGTATCGCTTGCATCAAAAACAATGTGGCTGTCTGTTCAGTGGCACAGATGGGCAGAGAGGCTTGTGGAGACGTGACAGAATGGTATGCGAAGGAATGGCATGTGACCGAAAgtcgctcttcctctctctgattggctgtttcccaGCTGGTGTCCAAGCCCCAGCAGTTCGATGTGATGTTGATGCCCAACCTGTATGGCAACGTGGTGAGCAACGTGTGCGCCGGGCTGGTGGGCGGGCCCGGGCTTGTCCCAGGGGCCAACTACGGCCGGGCCTATGCCGTCTTTGAAACGGTGAGTGGACGGGCGGccaaggagaggggggagggggcgtggggggctCAGGGATGATCTGGATTGGGTGTGTGATGAATCgcgaggctccgcccacccacACTGGGTGCAGTCTGTGATGAGGTAATGCAGAGCTGGAGAAGAGGATGGAAGGATCACAGAGGAGTGAAGGTTCCATATGATTTAGCCTCAACGTGACACCCCTGCCAGCTCAAGTTCAAGTTGAACTTTATTGTCATGTGTactaaaaatacaatgaaataccTGCACTCTGGCTCTCTTTGCCTTAACACAAGGAATGCACaataacattacatacacatgaTAACATTATACAACAGAGGCGAGAGCAGCTCATAGCGAGTCGCCATAGTACGGCACCATCTTTAGATCTTACGTGCTTGGAAAGTCACCAGAACGCGTTCCAGAAACCACTTCCTGGAGATATAAAATGACAAACCACTTCCTGAAGACGGAAGTTGACAGAAACAATTTCCTAtagaccaggggtgcacaactctgaTCCTAGGTAGGGTGggtctgcatgctggtttttgtttcaaccagtTACCTTAGTTTTACTTTGCTGACAGATCTGTGTACACTTGTTCACACCTGTACTTTAGCACAGCAAAATCTTTAAGATCCTGGCTGCAGCTGGTACtgatacaaatgtcagatcacaATGCGATTCAGCGAGTTAAATAATttagagcagaagttggcacaaaatcctgaaatggtcCGGCCCTAGTTGTGCATCCCTGCCGTTGACAGATGTTGCTAGATTTGGGGCTGGAAAGAGGGACATTAATCTTTATGCTTTATGCGCTTTGTTTTTGGACATGTTATAGAGGCATAAATTGTGGGCTATGTTTTAATACCTTTGGAGGAAGCATTTCCTCCCAAAGCACCATTTTGTTTGTGAACTTGGATAACTTTAGGTCTTATGGAAAAATGAGAATGTTGGCGATGACAGAACCTGGCAGTATATCTCTCTTTCAGGCAACAAGGAACACTGGGAAGAGCATCGCCGAGAGGAACATTGCCAACCCCACGGCCATGATTCTGGCTGGCTGCCTGATGCTGGACCACCTAAAGTAACTTCCTGTTTAGTCTGGGAATTAAACACCGATTCCACTGCGTCATATAGCTCAAAGCACCGAGCAAAGCAAACAAGACTGACggggaaaaaagagggaaaaagatGGTGGCTTTCTCCTTTATTTGTGCTGTAAAGTAGCAGGGCAGGGCACGGCACATTGTCAGACGGCCATTCCAAATGGTGCCCAGTCATGGACTGCATGCACTGACTTACTGAATCAACACGTGGAATCACTGAATTCACACACTGATCCGCTGAGCCAATGACTCACTGAACCGACTCACTGAAAACGGTGCTGAATCAATGAATCTTCACACAAGCTcactgaacactcacacacaatccaTACAAGCTcactgaacactcacacacagtccatACAAGCTCACTGAACACTCACACAGTCCATACAAGCAAAGTCAGTTCTGCAATCTCCTAAGCTGTTTGGCTCTTGAGCACGAATCATTCAAACGAGTtttgcatgtacatgcatgcacaatatTGTCTCACACTTGACCACCTCAGACCAGCTTTAGTGGGTATCAGCCAAATTTATTACTCTGCCATTGCTATTGTGTGGATTGAGCAATAATCTAATGTTCATGTACAGTGGACAGTTGATGGAATAATATTCAGTTCATAATAACACCATGTTCACATGCACCCTGAACCTTGTCTTACAGGGATTGCACTGTAATTGTGATTGTACTGATGTAGCCACTACTGAAATGAACAGTTTTCCTTCTTCCTTGCATTATCCTTGTTATTAGCTCATTTATATAACTAGCATTAGCCTTAATTAAGCACATTTGGATGGGCCTGTTGACTTTGGTAGCACAGAATGCTTTTGCACTGAGAGCACAGCCCACATTACCCTTTCTAGCACAGTAAAGAAACAGGTAAGTGTTTTGGCTTTGTCAGCACGTTTGGATTCACCTGCTGTTTCTATGGTTTCTGTCTTTCACAGACTGCATGCTTATGCGACCATGATCAGAAGCGCTGTCCTCACCACCATGAATGAGACTCGGGTAcagtaaaatatacatttttaaaaatatttaactcaACAAAACCTTTATTAGCTTCATTCCCTCTGGATGTTCCtctctttaaaattatttcacccCCTTTTCTTCCTGGTTTGGAATTTCCAATCATATTTCTTGGTGCTCACAAAGCCCAAATTGGGCAAAGCATTTTGGTTGAATCACCAGTTTGAGCTGGTCATAGTGAAGTCTCTCTGC encodes:
- the idh3g gene encoding isocitrate dehydrogenase [NAD] subunit gamma, mitochondrial isoform X1; protein product: MAAVRKTLSLSRKVWNGRFLNPAIAFGTGHSREKFTYTVSDSIEGQIIPPPAKYGGRHTVTLIPGDGIGPELVNHVRELFRFSCVPVDFEVVNVNSGLDSEDDINNAITAIRRNGVALKGNIETNHSMPPSHKSRNSLLRTSLDLYANVMHCQSLPGVQTRHKNIDIIIIRENTEGEYSSLEHESVSGVVECLKIITRVNSLRIAEYAFQLAREKGRKRVTAVHKANIMKLGDGLFLQCCKEVASGYPDITFDSMIVDNTTMQLVSKPQQFDVMLMPNLYGNVVSNVCAGLVGGPGLVPGANYGRAYAVFETATRNTGKSIAERNIANPTAMILAGCLMLDHLKLHAYATMIRSAVLTTMNETRLHTADIGGQGTTSEVVQTIMKIIERGGPLTSEHH
- the idh3g gene encoding isocitrate dehydrogenase [NAD] subunit gamma, mitochondrial isoform X2: MAAVRKTLSLSRKVWNGRFLNPAIAFGTGHSREKFTYTGQIIPPPAKYGGRHTVTLIPGDGIGPELVNHVRELFRFSCVPVDFEVVNVNSGLDSEDDINNAITAIRRNGVALKGNIETNHSMPPSHKSRNSLLRTSLDLYANVMHCQSLPGVQTRHKNIDIIIIRENTEGEYSSLEHESVSGVVECLKIITRVNSLRIAEYAFQLAREKGRKRVTAVHKANIMKLGDGLFLQCCKEVASGYPDITFDSMIVDNTTMQLVSKPQQFDVMLMPNLYGNVVSNVCAGLVGGPGLVPGANYGRAYAVFETATRNTGKSIAERNIANPTAMILAGCLMLDHLKLHAYATMIRSAVLTTMNETRLHTADIGGQGTTSEVVQTIMKIIERGGPLTSEHH